A genome region from Microcoleus sp. bin38.metabat.b11b12b14.051 includes the following:
- a CDS encoding ABC transporter ATP-binding protein/permease, translating into MNRFDRQLWERFIAIAQPYFYPLEPGGGRIFLGLVGLLLIFLFAAMFVLVSAFCLGGELLFPDFVRSIAAGLVNLLQGIIHSPAIAIVALMLIIPFIAFIRFKGRLTRHWQPWALLTLLLFLSLSVSGLNVIISYVGNFFNTALAKKDQLNYWKYLFVYAGVFAVGTPIVVIYRYTQDKLSLYWREWMTNKFLDKYFQNRAYYEIKSQKEIDNPDQRISEDIKSFTRTSLAFLLVILGAIVDIISFTGILWSISKQLSIFLIVYAILGTVATLIFGQRLVPLNFNQLKKEANFRYGLVHIRDNAESIAFYRGEEQESKQIKQRFVEVFHNFNLLIGWQRNLDYFTTGYGYAVVIIPALLLAPAYFADTTDTIQFGDITQAGFAFSQVLGAFSVVITQIERLSAFAASINRLTVFTDTLEAERAVYRAGETAIDVVVDSELALERVTLDTPKHQKTLIRDLSVAVSPGEGLLIVGQSGAGKSSLLRAIAGLWDSGTGRLARPELGEMLFLPQRPYMILGSLRSQLLYPNTSSQVDDEQLRRVLASVNLTDLPDRLGGFEADLDWAEILSLGEQQRLAFARLLLTEPRYAILDEATSALDLKNEQHLYQQLQSTKTTFVSVGHRLSLLKYHQQVLELLGEGNWRLLSAEEYQASAQVFG; encoded by the coding sequence ATGAATCGATTTGACCGTCAGTTGTGGGAGAGATTTATTGCGATCGCTCAGCCTTACTTTTATCCTTTAGAGCCTGGGGGCGGCAGAATATTCTTAGGATTAGTAGGACTGTTGTTGATATTTTTATTCGCTGCGATGTTTGTACTCGTCAGCGCTTTCTGTTTGGGCGGGGAACTGCTTTTTCCGGATTTTGTCCGCAGTATTGCGGCCGGCTTAGTCAATTTGCTGCAAGGAATCATTCATTCGCCAGCAATTGCGATCGTAGCTTTAATGCTAATTATTCCTTTCATTGCTTTTATTAGGTTCAAAGGCAGACTGACTCGGCACTGGCAGCCTTGGGCTTTATTGACTTTACTGCTTTTTTTGTCGCTTTCAGTCAGCGGTCTAAATGTCATAATTAGTTATGTCGGTAACTTTTTTAATACAGCACTAGCAAAGAAAGACCAGCTCAATTACTGGAAATATCTGTTTGTCTATGCAGGGGTTTTTGCAGTCGGCACTCCCATCGTGGTCATTTACCGCTACACCCAAGATAAATTGAGTCTCTACTGGCGGGAGTGGATGACAAATAAATTCCTGGACAAGTATTTTCAGAATCGGGCTTATTACGAAATCAAGTCCCAAAAGGAAATTGACAATCCCGACCAGCGAATTTCTGAAGATATCAAATCATTTACTCGTACAAGTTTGGCATTTCTGCTGGTAATTTTGGGTGCGATAGTTGACATTATATCTTTCACTGGTATTCTGTGGTCAATCTCAAAACAACTTTCAATCTTCCTGATTGTATACGCTATCTTGGGTACGGTTGCAACTTTGATATTTGGTCAAAGATTAGTGCCTCTGAATTTTAACCAACTTAAAAAAGAAGCTAACTTCCGCTACGGATTGGTTCACATTCGCGACAATGCTGAATCTATTGCTTTTTACAGGGGTGAGGAGCAGGAATCGAAGCAAATAAAACAGCGGTTCGTTGAAGTATTCCACAATTTTAATTTGCTAATTGGCTGGCAGCGAAATCTGGATTATTTTACAACTGGATACGGATATGCTGTGGTGATAATTCCGGCTTTGTTACTAGCTCCAGCTTACTTTGCAGACACAACTGATACAATCCAATTTGGAGATATCACTCAAGCAGGTTTTGCTTTCAGTCAGGTTTTAGGCGCTTTTTCAGTAGTGATAACTCAGATTGAACGGCTGAGTGCTTTTGCAGCTAGTATCAATCGTTTGACTGTATTTACAGATACTTTGGAAGCAGAAAGGGCAGTGTATCGTGCAGGAGAAACTGCGATAGATGTCGTAGTAGATTCTGAGTTGGCGCTGGAACGCGTTACCTTAGATACTCCGAAGCATCAAAAGACTTTGATTAGGGATTTGTCGGTAGCGGTGTCGCCGGGGGAAGGACTGTTAATTGTCGGTCAAAGCGGTGCTGGGAAAAGTTCTTTGCTGCGGGCTATTGCGGGTTTGTGGGACTCGGGAACGGGTCGTTTGGCGCGGCCGGAACTCGGAGAAATGCTGTTTTTGCCGCAGCGTCCTTATATGATTTTAGGTAGTTTGCGATCGCAACTTCTCTATCCCAACACCAGCAGCCAGGTTGATGATGAACAATTGCGCCGCGTTTTGGCATCTGTAAATTTAACAGATTTGCCGGACAGATTGGGCGGTTTTGAGGCGGATTTAGATTGGGCCGAGATTTTGTCGCTGGGAGAACAGCAGCGTTTAGCTTTTGCCCGATTGTTGCTGACGGAACCGCGATATGCGATTTTGGACGAGGCGACAAGTGCTTTGGATTTGAAAAACGAGCAACATTTATACCAGCAGTTGCAATCAACTAAAACTACGTTTGTCAGCGTCGGCCACCGATTGAGTTTGTTGAAATATCACCAGCAAGTTTTGGAACTTTTGGGCGAGGGGAATTGGCGGCTGCTTTCAGCAGAAGAATACCAGGCTAGCGCGCAGGTTTTTGGCTGA
- a CDS encoding PAS domain S-box protein has product MEYFQVKKFQISAYLAAISTLIAILVGVGILDRSQQERFLLHNRASTLDRLSTVRSKLESSLNSRLFLMRGLVADISHKPNITEAEFAATARILVAQQTGIRNISLVKGTTIAYIYPRQGNERAIGVDLMAIPEQWQMVAEAIDTRKTLVAGPVKLLEGGVAFVSRSPIFLTPSGAEPETGVYWGLIGLILDKNTIIDEAGLNDSSAKLQYAVRGKDAKGAIGEVFFGDKSIFQNNPVVLEVTLPNGSWQLAAIPAGGWPHNSPLRGWLLAGGGLLAVVSGVAVFTGVYGRAKLRSSEAKYRQLVENANSIIVQLDNQGKITFFNEFAEKFFGYSQAEIIGKSAIGTIVDPANLSENDLATMIRDCVAQPEKYFKHENENIRSNGEKVWIAWRNKPLLDAKGRSIGLLFVGTDISDRVLAEAAVQASESRYRAIIQDQTELICRFLPSGIITFVNDAYCRYFNKLRSDFEGHTFMPLIPVEDREIISRTFSSLSKENPVVTCEHRVVLETGETRWQQWTNRAIFDSTGSSIEYQGVGRDISDRKQAEIALQASETEFRALFAAMSDIILVLDIEGRYLKIAPTNPEFLYKPPAELVGQKVSDIFDFETAEFFLDKIRTAAATNQTCTFEYCLEIGSEQRWFVGNMSPMSDNSFIFVGRDISDRKQAEIALQASESELRALFAAMNDVILVIDIEGRHLKIAPTNPQFLYKPPAELVGKTMHEIIPRDLADLCLREIKIAADTQQMRSIEYSLPIDNQDIWFAATISPMTEKAVVWVARDITERKQAENWVNGQKQILEMIAKGALLSDTLHNLVKLIEQQSKDVMGSILLLDPECKHFQQGAAPSLPESYNAAIHGLAIGPNVGSCGTAVFRREQVIVTDIATDPLWANYRNLALGFGLRACWSTPILSSAGQVLGTFAMYYAEPRIPQDFELQLIQSVRHLAGIAIERKQAEDSLKQLNQELENRVEQRTAQLRQTEERWQLALKGNNDGIWDWDLQTGEIFLSDRFKEITGYEHIPMLDYFDEWNSSTHPDDLSLVMQAFQDHLDRKTPHYIVEYRLWCHKSAYKWILSRGQALWDESGKAVRIVGSISDITERKQAESALRESEAKFQKLSGNVPGVIYQFVLRTDGSSSFSYISPGCVEIFELEAEAVIKKATLVTDLIHPNDRQTHDESVAISAQTLQPWHWEGRFVLPSGTIRWFQIISRPEAKENGDIVWDGITIDVTNRKQAELALQESQQFIQKIADATPGILYLYDLEEQRNIYANSSVGKVLGYSFDKIQAMGSSLIPKLMHPEDMPQVLEYHASFAGIEDGEVLEIEYRMQSADNQWFWLQSRDTIFSRNAEGMPKVIIGFAQDITARKQADESLRQSEVRERERSGELESALLKLRSTQAQLIQTEKMSSLGQLVAGIAHEVNNPVNFIHANIDYLHQYTTQLLDLVTLYEHEYPEPNSKIVDRIEEIDLDFMAKDLRKLVGSMQVGTDRIRQIVLSLRTFSRLDEAGTKLVDIHGGIDSTLLILQHRLKSHDRRPEIEVIKEFGQLPLVECYGSQLNQVFMNILANGIDAIEERYQKLSVTEAEPKSGRIVICTVVTPQNTVIVKISDNGTGIPQEIVDRIFNPFFTTKAVGKGTGLGMSIAHSIVVEKHKGTIECMSEIGCGTTFAIEIPIGKSSQ; this is encoded by the coding sequence ATGGAATACTTTCAGGTTAAAAAATTCCAAATTTCAGCGTATTTAGCCGCAATTTCGACATTAATAGCAATTTTGGTCGGAGTTGGCATTTTAGACCGATCGCAACAAGAGCGATTTTTGCTGCACAACCGCGCTAGCACGCTCGATCGGCTCAGCACAGTGCGTTCTAAACTCGAAAGCTCTTTAAATTCTCGGCTGTTTTTGATGCGGGGTTTGGTGGCTGACATTTCCCACAAGCCAAACATCACCGAAGCCGAGTTTGCAGCCACGGCGAGAATTCTGGTGGCACAGCAAACCGGCATTCGTAACATCAGTTTAGTTAAAGGCACGACGATCGCTTACATTTATCCGCGACAGGGAAATGAAAGGGCGATCGGGGTTGACTTGATGGCGATACCGGAACAGTGGCAAATGGTGGCAGAGGCGATCGATACCAGAAAAACCTTGGTTGCAGGGCCCGTAAAATTGTTGGAGGGGGGCGTGGCCTTTGTCAGTCGATCGCCCATTTTTCTCACACCCTCCGGCGCCGAGCCCGAAACAGGAGTTTATTGGGGGTTGATCGGCCTGATTCTTGACAAAAATACCATCATTGACGAAGCAGGACTCAACGACTCCTCAGCCAAGCTGCAATACGCTGTCAGGGGCAAAGATGCCAAGGGAGCGATCGGCGAGGTGTTTTTCGGCGACAAGTCGATTTTTCAGAACAATCCCGTGGTGCTGGAAGTGACATTGCCCAACGGTTCCTGGCAGTTGGCAGCAATTCCGGCGGGAGGATGGCCCCATAATTCGCCGCTGCGGGGATGGTTGCTCGCAGGAGGCGGCTTGCTGGCGGTTGTAAGCGGGGTGGCGGTTTTTACCGGGGTGTACGGCCGTGCGAAGTTGCGATCGAGCGAAGCTAAGTATCGGCAACTGGTGGAGAATGCTAACAGCATTATTGTGCAGTTAGACAATCAAGGCAAGATTACTTTTTTTAATGAGTTTGCGGAAAAATTTTTCGGGTATTCACAAGCAGAAATAATTGGCAAAAGCGCGATCGGCACAATTGTAGATCCGGCCAATTTGTCGGAAAATGACTTAGCCACAATGATTCGAGACTGTGTGGCACAGCCGGAGAAATACTTCAAACACGAGAATGAAAACATCCGCAGCAATGGGGAAAAAGTCTGGATAGCCTGGAGAAACAAACCTTTGCTCGATGCCAAAGGACGATCGATTGGGCTGCTGTTCGTCGGTACAGACATTAGCGATCGCGTCTTAGCAGAAGCAGCAGTGCAAGCCAGCGAATCTCGCTATCGGGCAATTATTCAAGACCAAACCGAACTGATTTGCCGCTTTTTGCCCAGCGGAATTATTACTTTTGTCAACGATGCCTACTGCCGCTACTTCAATAAATTGCGATCGGATTTCGAGGGGCATACTTTTATGCCCTTAATCCCGGTAGAAGACCGAGAAATTATCAGCCGCACTTTCAGTTCTTTAAGTAAAGAAAACCCTGTCGTTACCTGCGAACACCGCGTCGTTCTCGAAACAGGGGAAACTCGCTGGCAGCAGTGGACGAATCGGGCGATTTTTGACAGTACGGGCAGCTCGATCGAATATCAAGGAGTCGGGCGCGACATTAGCGATCGCAAACAAGCTGAAATCGCCCTGCAAGCTTCTGAAACAGAATTTAGGGCTTTGTTTGCTGCCATGAGCGACATTATTTTGGTCCTCGATATTGAGGGACGATACTTAAAAATTGCTCCCACAAATCCCGAATTTTTGTACAAACCGCCGGCAGAACTTGTCGGTCAGAAAGTCAGCGATATATTCGATTTTGAAACAGCCGAGTTTTTCCTGGATAAAATTCGCACCGCCGCCGCTACGAATCAAACTTGTACTTTTGAATACTGCCTCGAAATTGGCAGCGAACAAAGGTGGTTTGTGGGCAATATGTCACCGATGTCGGACAACTCTTTCATTTTCGTAGGGCGCGACATTAGCGATCGCAAACAAGCTGAAATCGCCCTGCAAGCTTCTGAATCGGAATTGCGGGCTTTGTTTGCTGCGATGAACGACGTAATTTTAGTCATCGATATTGAGGGGCGTCACCTAAAAATTGCCCCGACAAACCCGCAATTTTTGTATAAACCTCCGGCAGAACTTGTCGGGAAAACTATGCACGAAATCATCCCCCGGGATTTGGCAGACTTGTGCCTGAGGGAAATTAAAATTGCTGCTGACACGCAGCAGATGCGTTCCATAGAATACAGCCTGCCCATTGACAACCAAGATATTTGGTTTGCCGCTACCATATCCCCAATGACCGAAAAAGCAGTTGTGTGGGTGGCCCGCGACATTACCGAGCGCAAGCAAGCTGAAAATTGGGTAAACGGTCAAAAACAAATCTTAGAAATGATTGCTAAGGGCGCACTTCTTAGCGATACTTTACATAATTTAGTTAAACTTATCGAGCAGCAATCAAAAGATGTGATGGGTTCGATTTTGCTTCTAGATCCAGAATGTAAACATTTTCAGCAGGGAGCTGCGCCGAGTTTGCCCGAAAGTTACAACGCAGCTATTCATGGCTTAGCCATCGGCCCGAATGTTGGTTCCTGCGGCACTGCTGTCTTTCGTCGCGAACAGGTAATCGTGACAGATATTGCCACCGATCCTTTGTGGGCAAATTATCGAAATTTAGCCTTGGGTTTTGGGCTTAGAGCTTGCTGGTCTACTCCGATTTTATCATCAGCGGGTCAAGTATTGGGAACTTTTGCCATGTATTACGCTGAACCCCGCATCCCCCAAGATTTTGAGCTGCAATTGATCCAATCTGTCAGGCATTTAGCGGGAATTGCGATCGAGCGCAAACAGGCAGAAGACAGTCTCAAACAGCTCAATCAAGAACTAGAAAATAGAGTCGAACAAAGAACTGCCCAATTGAGGCAAACTGAAGAACGCTGGCAGTTAGCACTCAAAGGGAACAATGACGGCATTTGGGATTGGGACTTGCAAACAGGAGAAATATTTCTGTCCGATCGATTTAAGGAAATCACCGGATACGAACACATCCCAATGCTCGATTACTTTGACGAATGGAACAGCAGCACGCATCCCGACGATTTAAGCTTAGTAATGCAAGCTTTCCAAGACCATTTAGACAGAAAAACCCCGCATTACATCGTCGAATACCGCTTGTGGTGCCACAAAAGCGCTTACAAATGGATACTCAGTCGCGGACAAGCTTTGTGGGACGAATCTGGAAAAGCCGTCCGTATTGTTGGTTCAATTTCTGACATTACGGAGCGCAAACAAGCAGAGTCCGCACTGCGGGAAAGCGAAGCCAAATTCCAAAAGCTGTCTGGTAATGTGCCGGGAGTAATTTATCAATTTGTATTGCGTACAGATGGATCTTCCAGTTTCTCTTACATTAGTCCTGGTTGCGTAGAAATATTTGAATTAGAAGCAGAAGCTGTTATTAAAAAGGCGACTTTAGTAACAGATTTGATTCATCCAAATGACCGTCAAACTCATGATGAATCAGTTGCTATTTCAGCGCAAACTTTGCAACCTTGGCACTGGGAAGGACGCTTCGTGCTACCTTCCGGCACAATTCGGTGGTTTCAGATAATTTCCCGTCCTGAAGCTAAAGAAAACGGTGATATTGTTTGGGACGGCATCACTATTGATGTTACGAATCGCAAACAAGCTGAATTAGCTTTGCAAGAGAGCCAGCAGTTTATTCAAAAAATCGCCGATGCAACTCCCGGTATTTTGTATCTCTACGACTTGGAAGAACAGCGAAATATCTATGCTAATTCTTCTGTTGGCAAGGTTTTGGGCTATAGCTTTGACAAAATTCAAGCGATGGGTTCGTCACTGATACCTAAGTTAATGCACCCGGAAGATATGCCGCAAGTTTTGGAATATCACGCAAGCTTTGCAGGAATTGAAGATGGCGAAGTTCTGGAAATTGAGTACCGGATGCAGTCCGCAGATAATCAATGGTTTTGGCTGCAAAGTCGGGATACCATTTTTAGCAGGAATGCTGAGGGTATGCCCAAGGTAATCATTGGGTTTGCCCAGGATATCACGGCTCGCAAACAAGCAGATGAATCTCTGCGACAAAGTGAGGTGCGAGAAAGAGAAAGATCGGGAGAATTAGAGTCAGCGCTGCTTAAATTGCGCTCTACGCAAGCTCAGCTCATTCAAACCGAAAAAATGTCTTCTTTGGGGCAGTTAGTGGCCGGCATCGCCCACGAAGTTAATAATCCGGTTAACTTCATTCACGCTAACATTGATTATCTCCACCAGTATACTACACAGTTGCTAGATTTGGTGACTCTTTACGAACATGAGTATCCCGAACCTAATTCAAAAATTGTCGATCGCATCGAAGAGATTGATTTGGATTTCATGGCCAAGGATTTACGAAAACTTGTCGGTTCGATGCAGGTGGGAACCGATCGCATCCGGCAAATTGTCCTGTCTCTCAGGACTTTCTCGCGGCTGGACGAAGCGGGAACGAAGCTGGTCGATATTCACGGCGGAATAGACAGCACTTTGTTAATTTTGCAGCACCGCTTGAAGAGTCACGACAGGCGCCCGGAAATAGAAGTAATTAAGGAGTTCGGTCAACTGCCGCTGGTGGAGTGCTACGGGAGCCAGCTAAATCAGGTGTTTATGAATATTCTGGCTAATGGAATTGATGCGATTGAAGAACGATATCAGAAATTATCGGTTACAGAAGCAGAGCCAAAGAGCGGCCGGATTGTTATTTGCACTGTTGTCACGCCCCAAAACACTGTCATCGTAAAAATTTCCGACAACGGTACGGGGATTCCGCAGGAGATAGTCGATCGCATTTTTAACCCGTTTTTTACCACAAAAGCTGTGGGGAAGGGTACTGGCTTGGGAATGTCGATCGCGCACTCGATTGTGGTAGAAAAGCACAAGGGCACAATTGAGTGTATGTCTGAAATAGGATGCGGAACTACTTTTGCGATCGAAATCCCGATCGGCAAAAGCTCTCAGTAA
- a CDS encoding NB-ARC domain-containing protein, whose product MTTPIPQNFVQAIAKQRGVTDAELETVFMALDGQSTASIATKLGISDIAVRKRLGEVYKKFQIGGNGPGKLSELRHQLLFSYHSEQEPSDFSPRGKGSLFKMPIGRPQEDWGQAPDVSVFYGRTEELTNLKQSIVSDNCRVVALLGLAGSGKTTLSVHFAKQVQQEFDFVIWRSLRSAPPASDFLASLIQLFSNQQKPDLPLDLNGKISRLIEYLRKRRCLLILDDFEAVLRPEELAGHYREGCEGYRDLIVRLCEVNHQSSLVLVSAEEPTELSLLVGEKVRSLKPAISEEIAREIFQEKGLSVRDRQWEILLARYGGNLLALKIVATTINEFFDGNVGNFLEATALFIEEHISNLLAQQFDRMSRTEQEISYWLTIAQSPISLTTLREQMFVNLSLSDLLKNLDSLGRRSLIEKITEGGETVFVLQPLIVQYVSERLVDGICAEVLETVNTQGTERMWLLKTHNLSWSIVQQQQSKQSRSRTILELVKNRLQVLFMKTRGVEEPLKLLAKVASDLADKSILEVGYAKENLAQIIAEIRR is encoded by the coding sequence TTGACTACTCCGATTCCTCAAAACTTTGTGCAAGCGATCGCCAAACAGCGCGGTGTCACAGATGCCGAGTTAGAGACAGTGTTTATGGCTCTAGACGGTCAATCAACGGCTTCCATCGCCACGAAACTCGGCATTAGCGACATCGCAGTTCGGAAAAGACTCGGGGAAGTTTATAAAAAGTTTCAGATTGGGGGGAACGGCCCGGGAAAGTTGTCGGAATTAAGGCATCAGTTGCTGTTTTCATACCACAGCGAGCAGGAACCAAGCGATTTTAGTCCCCGAGGGAAAGGTTCTCTATTCAAAATGCCTATCGGGCGCCCACAGGAAGATTGGGGCCAAGCACCCGATGTCTCGGTTTTTTACGGGCGGACTGAAGAATTAACTAATTTAAAGCAGTCGATCGTATCGGATAACTGTCGCGTCGTAGCGCTGCTGGGTTTGGCTGGTAGCGGCAAAACAACTCTGTCGGTGCACTTCGCAAAACAGGTACAGCAGGAGTTTGATTTTGTGATTTGGCGCTCGCTGCGATCGGCTCCCCCAGCATCCGACTTCCTCGCGAGCTTAATTCAACTTTTTTCTAACCAACAAAAACCCGATTTGCCGCTCGACCTGAACGGCAAAATTTCGCGCTTAATCGAGTACCTGCGTAAGCGGCGCTGTCTGCTGATTTTAGACGATTTTGAAGCAGTCCTGCGACCCGAAGAACTAGCGGGACACTACCGCGAAGGCTGCGAAGGCTATCGAGATTTAATTGTACGGCTCTGTGAGGTGAACCACCAGAGCAGTCTGGTGCTAGTTAGTGCCGAAGAACCCACAGAACTGAGTTTGCTCGTGGGAGAAAAAGTGCGGTCTTTAAAACCTGCTATTTCCGAGGAAATAGCCCGCGAAATTTTCCAAGAAAAAGGCTTATCCGTTCGAGATAGACAATGGGAAATCTTGTTAGCCCGGTACGGAGGCAATCTGTTAGCGTTAAAAATTGTGGCGACAACGATTAACGAATTCTTTGATGGGAATGTTGGCAATTTTTTGGAAGCAACGGCATTATTTATAGAAGAACACATCAGCAATTTGCTCGCGCAGCAGTTCGATCGAATGTCGAGAACCGAACAAGAGATTTCGTACTGGCTGACTATTGCTCAAAGTCCGATTTCCCTGACGACTTTGCGAGAGCAGATGTTTGTCAATTTGTCGCTTTCCGATTTACTAAAAAATCTCGATTCTCTGGGCCGCCGCTCGCTGATCGAAAAAATCACTGAAGGCGGGGAAACTGTGTTTGTGCTTCAGCCTTTAATCGTGCAATATGTCAGTGAAAGATTAGTCGATGGGATTTGTGCGGAGGTTTTGGAAACAGTTAATACGCAAGGAACAGAAAGAATGTGGCTGTTGAAAACTCACAATCTGAGCTGGAGTATTGTTCAACAACAACAAAGTAAACAATCGAGAAGTCGAACAATTTTAGAATTAGTAAAAAATCGCCTTCAAGTGTTATTTATGAAAACTAGAGGCGTTGAAGAACCGCTAAAGCTCCTGGCAAAAGTTGCCTCTGATTTGGCAGATAAATCGATACTTGAGGTGGGATATGCGAAGGAAAATTTAGCCCAGATTATTGCAGAAATTAGGCGCTAA
- a CDS encoding DUF1361 domain-containing protein codes for MMGLILEALTAMGHNVRWMSWNLFLGLVPLALSFWLFRKPRSRWLLWGTCILLGATFLPSTRHVLSYIKHIVQDVGTTYFLGAIAITLGLMAVDIWVLRQRGLRSLRWWGGFFWFIAFLPNAPYVLTDIIHLIEQIKQEHTVWTVTLALIPQYLVFMLLGFGAYVLSVMNLGYYLKQQGWGRFILATEITIHALSALGIYLGRFIRFNTWDILTNPDALVNTVMNELIGKRPVVVMAATFVVIAVLYWVLKQVTLGISQRFYSSQSQSEAIGDSAASSEPIDLRF; via the coding sequence ATGATGGGATTAATCCTGGAAGCGCTCACAGCAATGGGACACAATGTCCGCTGGATGTCTTGGAATTTGTTTTTAGGTTTAGTACCGCTGGCGCTGAGTTTTTGGCTCTTCCGCAAACCTCGATCGCGCTGGCTGCTGTGGGGTACGTGCATTCTCTTGGGCGCTACTTTTTTGCCGAGCACGCGCCATGTTTTGTCCTATATCAAGCACATTGTGCAAGATGTGGGCACAACTTACTTTTTGGGGGCGATCGCGATTACGCTAGGCCTAATGGCTGTAGATATCTGGGTACTGCGACAGCGCGGGCTGCGCTCTCTCCGCTGGTGGGGCGGTTTTTTCTGGTTTATCGCATTTTTACCCAATGCACCCTACGTTTTAACTGATATCATTCACCTGATCGAGCAGATCAAACAGGAGCATACGGTGTGGACTGTGACTCTGGCTTTAATCCCGCAGTATCTGGTGTTTATGCTGCTCGGGTTTGGAGCTTACGTGCTGTCGGTGATGAATTTGGGTTACTATCTGAAGCAACAGGGTTGGGGTAGATTTATCCTGGCAACGGAAATAACTATACACGCACTTTCGGCGCTCGGCATTTATTTAGGGCGATTTATCCGCTTCAACACTTGGGACATTCTGACGAATCCTGATGCGTTGGTTAACACAGTCATGAATGAGTTGATTGGTAAGCGTCCGGTTGTAGTAATGGCTGCAACATTTGTAGTAATTGCTGTTTTGTATTGGGTGCTCAAACAAGTGACTTTGGGGATTAGCCAGCGATTTTACAGCAGTCAATCGCAGTCGGAGGCGATCGGGGACAGCGCGGCTTCTTCTGAACCCATCGATTTGAGATTTTAG